In a single window of the Melioribacteraceae bacterium genome:
- the rocD gene encoding ornithine--oxo-acid transaminase: MLTHDYIELEEKYGAHNYHPLPVVLEKGEGIFLWDVEGKKYYDFLSAYSAVNQGHCHPKIINTLVEQAKTLTLTSRAFYNNCLGPYEKYITEYFGFDKVLPMNSGAEADETALKLCRRWAYDKKGIPENEAKIIVCDGNFHGRTITIVSMSTDPDSFKGFGPYTPGFVKIPYNDLDALSQALEDPNVAGFLVEPIQGEAGVFVPQEGYVKKAYELCKSKNVLFIADEVQTGLCRTGKLLACDHENVKPDILILGKALSGGVMPISAVLADDEIMLVIKPGEHGSTFGGNPLASRVAVTALEVLKEEKLAENAERLGQIFRDELRKIKSDMIEVVRGKGLLNAIVIKPKNGKEAWDVCMQMKENGLLAKPTHGHIIRFAPPLVINEEQIHEAVKIIAKSIKQISGE; encoded by the coding sequence ATGCTTACACACGATTATATCGAGTTAGAAGAAAAGTATGGAGCGCATAATTACCATCCGCTTCCAGTTGTTCTAGAAAAAGGGGAAGGAATATTTCTATGGGATGTTGAAGGGAAAAAATATTACGATTTTCTCTCAGCATATTCGGCAGTTAACCAAGGACATTGTCACCCCAAAATAATTAATACACTAGTTGAACAAGCAAAAACATTAACACTAACTTCACGCGCGTTTTATAACAATTGCCTTGGTCCATATGAAAAGTATATAACAGAGTATTTTGGTTTTGATAAAGTTTTACCGATGAATTCGGGCGCTGAAGCCGATGAAACTGCTCTAAAATTGTGCAGAAGATGGGCTTATGATAAAAAAGGGATTCCCGAAAATGAAGCTAAAATTATAGTATGCGACGGAAATTTTCATGGTAGAACTATTACAATAGTCTCGATGTCAACCGACCCCGATTCATTCAAAGGATTCGGTCCTTATACTCCAGGTTTCGTTAAAATTCCTTACAATGATTTGGATGCATTATCTCAAGCTTTGGAAGATCCGAATGTTGCCGGATTTTTAGTAGAACCAATTCAAGGTGAAGCGGGAGTATTTGTCCCGCAAGAGGGATATGTTAAAAAAGCTTATGAATTGTGTAAATCTAAAAATGTACTATTCATTGCTGATGAGGTTCAAACTGGGTTATGCCGTACAGGTAAACTATTAGCTTGCGATCATGAAAATGTTAAGCCAGATATTTTAATTTTAGGAAAAGCTCTCAGCGGCGGGGTAATGCCAATTTCTGCTGTTCTAGCTGATGATGAAATTATGCTAGTCATAAAACCGGGAGAGCACGGCTCCACATTTGGGGGTAATCCGCTCGCCTCACGTGTTGCTGTAACAGCGCTTGAAGTTTTAAAAGAAGAAAAACTTGCCGAAAACGCTGAACGTCTGGGGCAAATATTCCGAGATGAACTTAGAAAAATAAAATCTGATATGATTGAAGTTGTCCGCGGTAAAGGATTGCTTAATGCAATTGTAATCAAGCCCAAAAATGGAAAAGAGGCATGGGATGTTTGTATGCAGATGAAGGAGAATGGATTATTAGCAAAACCGACACACGGGCACATAATTCGTTTTGCTCCTCCACTTGTTATTAATGAAGAGCAAATACATGAAGCTGTAAAAATTATTGCTAAATCAATAAAACAAATCAGCGGCGAATAA
- a CDS encoding aldo/keto reductase: MKKRILGKNGPELTEIGFGAWAIGGPWQWGWGKVDDDESVKAIHAALDGGINWIDTAAVYGFGHSEKIVAHAVKGIRKEVFIATKCGMIDAGGGNAGFNLSASSVRKELENSLRNLETDYVDLYQIHWPNPAEQIEEAWSELSKIKKEGKARFIGVSNFNVDQLKRCMAIDQIQSLQPPYSMVKKGVQDEILPFCLENEIGVVAYSPMGGGMLTGKFDKSKIAKDDWRQNNPMFSEESLSKGLALVEKIRPLAEKYNKTVGHIAVAWVLSNKAVTSAIVGARTKAQAEQNIFGAELNLSNEELNLLNEFMVELGL, translated from the coding sequence ATGAAGAAGCGGATACTCGGCAAAAATGGACCTGAACTAACTGAAATTGGATTTGGCGCTTGGGCAATTGGTGGACCCTGGCAATGGGGTTGGGGTAAAGTTGATGATGACGAATCTGTGAAAGCTATTCACGCGGCTTTGGATGGAGGTATAAACTGGATAGATACAGCCGCCGTATATGGCTTCGGACATTCAGAAAAAATTGTTGCGCACGCTGTTAAAGGTATTCGCAAAGAAGTTTTTATTGCAACTAAATGTGGAATGATTGACGCCGGGGGAGGAAATGCCGGTTTTAATTTGTCAGCTTCCAGTGTGAGAAAAGAATTGGAAAATAGTTTGAGAAATTTGGAAACCGACTATGTTGATCTTTACCAAATTCATTGGCCAAATCCCGCAGAACAAATTGAAGAAGCCTGGAGTGAACTCTCCAAAATTAAAAAAGAGGGGAAAGCTAGATTTATTGGGGTAAGTAATTTTAATGTAGATCAATTAAAAAGATGTATGGCAATCGATCAGATACAATCCTTACAACCCCCTTATAGTATGGTGAAGAAAGGAGTACAAGATGAAATATTGCCATTCTGTTTAGAAAATGAAATCGGAGTTGTGGCTTACAGTCCAATGGGCGGGGGAATGTTAACCGGGAAATTTGATAAATCTAAAATAGCTAAAGACGATTGGCGCCAAAATAATCCTATGTTTAGTGAAGAATCTTTATCAAAAGGTTTGGCTCTTGTTGAAAAAATTAGACCTTTAGCTGAGAAGTATAATAAGACTGTAGGGCATATTGCCGTAGCTTGGGTACTATCCAATAAAGCAGTTACTTCTGCAATTGTTGGAGCTAGAACAAAAGCTCAAGCAGAACAAAATATTTTTGGCGCTGAACTAAATCTAAGTAATGAAGAGCTAAATCTACTTAATGAATTTATGGTTGAGCTAGGACTATAG
- a CDS encoding OmpA family protein, with protein MKKLFSLLLALILVASVTAQTRSGDFFFDKSTPGYTLDKNSGMRFVEREINFPVPFETKPQIFVTVSLLDAYAKTQVRYAVEPKGVSRDGFVVKISTWGDTQISGIGGMWFAHAEKLEIKKEEIKVGETFQLNNVYFAFNKWDLLPASYEELDGVVKFLKDNTTVEIEVSGHTDNIGSDSYNLNLSDKRAAAVKTYLVSKGIAGSRITSKGYGKSKPIAINTTELGREQNRRVEFTITKK; from the coding sequence ATGAAAAAATTATTTAGTTTATTATTAGCTTTGATTCTTGTAGCTTCGGTTACGGCTCAAACAAGAAGCGGAGATTTTTTCTTTGATAAATCAACCCCGGGATATACTCTTGACAAAAATAGCGGAATGCGCTTTGTAGAAAGGGAAATAAATTTTCCGGTACCATTCGAAACAAAACCACAAATATTTGTTACAGTTTCTCTTCTCGATGCGTATGCCAAAACTCAAGTTAGGTATGCCGTAGAACCAAAAGGGGTTTCTCGCGATGGATTTGTGGTTAAGATAAGTACATGGGGCGATACACAAATAAGCGGTATTGGAGGAATGTGGTTTGCTCATGCCGAAAAATTAGAAATCAAAAAAGAGGAAATTAAAGTTGGTGAAACCTTCCAACTAAATAATGTGTACTTCGCGTTTAATAAATGGGACCTATTGCCAGCTTCATATGAAGAATTGGATGGTGTTGTGAAATTCTTAAAAGATAATACCACAGTTGAAATTGAAGTATCAGGTCATACCGATAATATTGGCTCCGACAGCTATAATCTCAATTTATCGGATAAGAGGGCTGCGGCTGTAAAAACTTATTTAGTATCAAAAGGAATTGCTGGCTCACGAATTACTTCTAAAGGATATGGTAAATCGAAACCAATCGCAATCAATACAACCGAATTAGGGCGAGAGCAGAATAGAAGAGTTGAATTTACTATCACAAAAAAATAA
- a CDS encoding (2Fe-2S) ferredoxin domain-containing protein, which produces MPRFEKHIFICENKREEDNPRGSCFQKGSTDLKPIFQKRLKELGLSHKVRANGSGCLDACEFGPVVLVYPEQVWYGGVCKDDVEEIIQSHILNNKPVERLMIKEKKFNG; this is translated from the coding sequence ATGCCCCGGTTCGAAAAACATATTTTTATTTGTGAAAATAAAAGGGAAGAGGATAATCCCAGAGGATCATGTTTTCAAAAAGGAAGCACAGATCTCAAACCTATATTCCAAAAAAGATTGAAGGAATTGGGGCTCTCTCACAAAGTGAGGGCTAATGGCTCCGGTTGTTTGGATGCCTGTGAATTTGGTCCTGTTGTATTAGTATATCCAGAACAAGTTTGGTACGGTGGTGTTTGTAAAGATGATGTTGAGGAAATAATTCAGTCTCACATCCTCAATAATAAACCGGTCGAAAGATTAATGATAAAAGAAAAGAAATTTAATGGCTGA
- the nth gene encoding endonuclease III translates to MADVTARERALEIFNSLAKQYPDVKPALEYKSPFQLLIATILSAQCTDERVNIVTKQLFKKYKHAKDFVSVSNEELEKDIFSTGFYRQKAKSIKKCCEQLIEEFGGKVPNDFDQLTKLAGVGRKTASVIAGNAFGIPAIAVDTHVKRLSNLLGFIESDDPEKIELKLKELLPENYWINSSHWLATHGRNVCFARRPQCHNCCIAELCPSFNPNSNKKVSNGKK, encoded by the coding sequence ATGGCTGATGTGACCGCTCGAGAAAGAGCCCTTGAAATTTTCAACAGTTTGGCAAAACAATACCCCGATGTAAAACCGGCATTAGAATATAAATCACCATTTCAGCTATTGATTGCTACAATACTTTCGGCCCAATGCACAGATGAAAGAGTAAATATTGTTACAAAGCAACTCTTCAAAAAATATAAACATGCAAAAGATTTTGTATCGGTGAGTAACGAGGAATTGGAAAAAGATATTTTCTCAACTGGATTTTACCGGCAGAAAGCAAAAAGTATTAAAAAATGCTGTGAACAATTAATTGAAGAATTTGGTGGAAAAGTACCAAACGATTTTGATCAATTAACAAAATTGGCGGGAGTGGGACGTAAAACCGCATCCGTTATAGCTGGAAACGCATTCGGCATCCCGGCAATAGCGGTTGATACTCATGTTAAAAGATTATCAAATTTATTAGGATTCATTGAATCAGACGATCCCGAGAAAATAGAATTAAAATTGAAAGAACTTTTGCCGGAAAATTATTGGATAAATTCATCTCATTGGCTGGCTACTCATGGGAGAAATGTTTGTTTTGCTCGAAGACCGCAATGTCACAATTGCTGCATTGCTGAACTGTGTCCTTCCTTTAATCCAAATTCAAATAAAAAGGTGAGTAATGGAAAAAAATAG
- a CDS encoding HDIG domain-containing protein, protein MEKNSVELNRNECLEILKEYTKNESLLKHSFAVECCLKEYAKKYNEDEIYWGNIALLHDFDYEMYPNEHPFKGAEILREKGFGEEAINTILSHAEYTNIPRETLLQKTLFACDELAGFITAVTYVRPSRSIDEVDVKSVQKKMKDKAFARAVNRDDIKNGAELIGIPLEEHINFCIEAMKKNKLELGL, encoded by the coding sequence ATGGAAAAAAATAGCGTTGAGTTAAATAGAAATGAATGTTTAGAAATTCTAAAAGAATACACAAAAAACGAAAGTCTTCTAAAACATTCATTCGCCGTTGAATGCTGCCTTAAAGAATATGCGAAGAAATATAACGAAGATGAAATTTATTGGGGAAATATCGCTCTGCTTCATGATTTTGATTACGAGATGTACCCAAATGAACACCCATTTAAAGGTGCTGAAATTTTGAGGGAAAAAGGATTTGGAGAAGAAGCAATTAATACGATTCTTTCCCATGCAGAGTATACTAATATTCCAAGAGAGACTCTACTGCAGAAAACATTATTTGCTTGCGATGAATTAGCCGGATTTATAACTGCGGTTACCTATGTTCGTCCTTCCCGTTCAATTGATGAGGTTGATGTTAAATCAGTGCAAAAAAAGATGAAGGATAAAGCATTTGCCCGTGCGGTAAATAGAGATGACATAAAAAATGGAGCTGAACTTATTGGCATTCCATTAGAAGAACATATTAACTTTTGTATTGAGGCAATGAAAAAAAATAAATTGGAATTGGGGCTTTAA
- a CDS encoding peroxiredoxin: MVGSITPDFTLKDQNGEEFNLYKNLNSPIVLVFYPKDNSRICSSQLCEYNNELSSFNSLGIKVVAINTDSVESHKKFWNKYKFNFPILSDEEGKVCKMFEALTIFGNAKRKIVIIGIDRKIIHSDEKFSAFYLKVGKLLQVLLKMKSLDN; the protein is encoded by the coding sequence ATGGTTGGTTCGATTACCCCCGACTTTACTTTAAAAGACCAGAATGGGGAGGAGTTCAATTTGTACAAAAACCTAAATTCTCCAATCGTGCTGGTTTTCTATCCAAAGGATAATTCGCGAATTTGTTCCAGTCAATTATGTGAGTATAATAATGAATTATCTTCTTTTAACTCATTAGGTATTAAGGTGGTGGCAATAAATACAGATTCGGTGGAATCGCACAAAAAATTTTGGAATAAGTATAAATTTAATTTTCCGATCCTCTCTGACGAAGAGGGAAAAGTGTGCAAAATGTTTGAAGCGTTAACAATTTTTGGAAATGCTAAAAGGAAAATTGTAATAATTGGCATCGACCGCAAAATCATTCATTCGGATGAAAAATTCTCTGCATTTTACTTGAAAGTGGGAAAATTATTGCAGGTACTTTTAAAGATGAAATCACTTGACAATTAG
- the porU gene encoding type IX secretion system sortase PorU: MISKKFSILAAFFICGILFGQDFKVLTSTSQQIIIEYTPVYSDTLFISGNSGPFFKINFKGAQLENLGSRGGYQIPFRPFNIGVPSELGNSIQIISSEYSTISGKYLPVPSLIKDSLGFSEVYIEGDEYNKPFSKELVSFGEFGLLRNLPVQTVNVYPVQFNPQDNSVKVYSKIVFKMNFGNGVSSARSAVESFLEPAIINFDVAKNWGIAESKLNKISSVQFSTGDWFRFEAIDEGIYKIDRATLTALGVNVDNLDPRTLKIFNHGATNLPERVSTFKNDQLVENAILVEGENDGRFDQQDYILFYARPTNFWEYDKTRSNIVRKKHSFSKKNFYWLTFGGSTGKRMSAKPSVQTQNAFTQSSTWAFRFVEKDSINIGKSGRDYFGDILDANVRSRRYLNTLNNLIPNTKVRYNARVVNTSESAIPFTLEEGESRIYSSNLSGIASYIFGREDNPNVEFAGQYNEDRSNVRFAINTTSSTAKVYVDYLNLAYQSYLRAASDQFILFSKDTTATIDYTIMNFSGSSIQAFDITDFANVKIITGAAVSGGQINFKANEITRNVSKYFVVNSSAFKTPVNGTKVANSNVRSASPGTEMILITAKEFKSQAERYASYRNSQSPYKHTVSIFYVDEILNEFSSGMMDPMAIRDFLKYAYANWQVKPFYVLFFGDGDYDYFNNEKLNRNFVPTYQTVESLDQIHSYTSDDYFARVSGDDGRIDLAIGRLNFQTPQEADILIDKIVKYEKELEKGLWRNLITLIADDGPAATGEDDGSLHTYQSENLSQFRIPKYFDQKKIYLATYPTVVTGLGRRKPSVNRAIIDAVNNGTLILNYIGHGNPATWAHEYVFEKASTIPQLKNQNYFFLTAATCDFGKYDDPAEQSSTEIMINMRDAGMIGAFTAARVVYASSNAVINDSFYTNLFRKNPFDKSQNSIGRAYFLTKQFLFGFNDEKFHLFSDPALRLAQPLLSMSIDSVNGKISSQVSQIRALDNVTINGTVRNQNGSASDFNGDVIVSVFDSGRTLELKEMNYSMNLQGGLIFRGRSNVVNGRFKSEFVVPKDISYENKNGKISAYAFNSLTDGVGYSNNIIVGGTNPDAVNDGKGPVVEIFFDDFNFSSSYLVNPDFYLLAKISDQTGLNTTGTGIGHKLEAILNDDETNAIDLTNSFVGDLNSAGKSGIIKYRFTNFAPGDYNIKIKAWDVFNNSSLADVNFTVVNADAGLVIRDVVNYPNPFSSNTTFTFQHNHSSEVNAIVKIYTVAGRLIQTLEANNLIDKFVKVDWDGRDADGNMVANGTYIYKVILESGDRSLKETAIGKAAIIR; encoded by the coding sequence GTGATAAGTAAGAAATTCTCTATTTTAGCTGCTTTTTTTATATGCGGAATTTTATTTGGGCAGGACTTTAAAGTCCTCACCTCCACTTCCCAGCAAATTATCATAGAGTACACACCGGTTTATTCCGATACATTATTTATTAGCGGCAATTCAGGCCCTTTTTTCAAGATTAATTTTAAAGGCGCTCAGCTCGAAAATTTAGGTTCTAGAGGTGGGTATCAAATTCCTTTCAGACCATTTAATATCGGTGTCCCTTCAGAATTAGGAAATTCAATACAGATTATTTCCTCAGAATATTCCACTATTTCTGGTAAATATTTGCCTGTTCCTTCATTGATTAAGGATTCGCTTGGCTTTTCCGAAGTTTATATTGAAGGGGATGAATACAACAAACCTTTTAGTAAAGAATTAGTTTCTTTCGGTGAATTTGGTTTGCTACGAAATTTGCCCGTTCAAACGGTAAATGTTTATCCAGTACAATTTAATCCCCAAGATAACAGCGTAAAAGTTTACTCTAAAATAGTATTCAAAATGAATTTTGGAAATGGAGTTTCATCAGCAAGATCAGCAGTTGAATCATTTCTGGAACCGGCAATAATTAATTTTGATGTAGCAAAAAACTGGGGAATCGCTGAATCCAAACTGAATAAAATTTCATCTGTGCAATTTTCTACTGGTGACTGGTTTCGGTTTGAAGCAATTGACGAAGGAATTTATAAAATTGATAGAGCAACACTTACAGCTCTCGGTGTAAATGTTGATAATCTTGACCCGAGAACTTTGAAAATATTTAATCATGGCGCTACTAATCTTCCCGAACGAGTAAGTACTTTTAAAAATGATCAGCTGGTTGAAAACGCGATTTTGGTCGAAGGGGAAAATGATGGACGTTTTGATCAACAGGACTATATTTTGTTTTATGCCCGACCTACAAATTTTTGGGAGTATGATAAAACAAGAAGCAATATTGTTAGAAAAAAGCATTCATTCTCAAAAAAGAATTTTTATTGGTTGACATTTGGGGGTAGTACCGGAAAAAGAATGAGCGCCAAACCTTCGGTGCAGACTCAAAATGCATTTACTCAATCCTCCACCTGGGCATTTAGATTTGTTGAAAAAGATAGTATAAATATCGGTAAATCGGGGCGCGATTATTTTGGCGATATTCTCGACGCAAATGTTCGCAGCAGAAGATACTTAAACACTCTAAATAATTTAATCCCCAATACAAAAGTTCGCTATAACGCCCGAGTTGTAAATACTTCCGAATCAGCGATTCCATTTACTCTTGAGGAGGGGGAATCTCGGATTTATTCCTCAAATCTTAGCGGTATCGCTTCATATATTTTTGGGAGAGAGGATAATCCTAATGTGGAGTTTGCCGGTCAATACAACGAAGATCGAAGTAATGTTCGTTTCGCAATAAATACAACTTCGTCAACCGCAAAAGTTTATGTTGATTATTTGAATCTAGCTTACCAGTCATATTTAAGAGCGGCTTCCGATCAATTTATTCTTTTTTCTAAGGATACAACTGCCACAATAGATTATACTATAATGAATTTTTCAGGCAGTTCAATACAAGCATTCGATATTACAGATTTCGCAAATGTAAAAATTATTACTGGAGCGGCAGTCAGCGGTGGACAAATAAATTTTAAGGCAAATGAAATTACAAGAAATGTAAGCAAGTATTTTGTTGTAAACAGTTCTGCTTTCAAAACTCCGGTGAATGGAACAAAGGTCGCAAACAGTAATGTTAGAAGCGCATCTCCCGGTACCGAAATGATTTTAATTACCGCAAAGGAGTTCAAATCGCAAGCCGAGCGTTACGCTTCATATAGAAATTCTCAATCTCCTTATAAACATACTGTTTCTATTTTTTATGTTGATGAAATTTTAAATGAGTTCTCGAGCGGAATGATGGACCCAATGGCAATCCGGGATTTCTTGAAATACGCTTATGCCAATTGGCAGGTAAAACCATTTTATGTTCTCTTCTTTGGCGATGGGGATTACGATTACTTTAATAATGAAAAGCTGAATAGAAATTTTGTACCTACATATCAAACAGTTGAGTCACTCGATCAAATTCACAGTTATACTTCAGATGATTATTTCGCGCGTGTATCGGGGGATGATGGCAGAATCGATCTTGCGATTGGTAGATTAAATTTTCAAACTCCACAAGAAGCTGATATACTGATAGATAAAATCGTTAAATATGAAAAAGAATTAGAAAAGGGATTATGGCGTAATTTAATTACTCTTATTGCCGATGATGGTCCGGCCGCAACCGGGGAAGATGATGGTAGTTTACATACTTATCAATCAGAAAATCTTTCACAGTTCCGTATCCCAAAATATTTCGACCAAAAGAAAATTTATCTCGCTACTTATCCAACGGTTGTTACAGGCTTAGGAAGAAGGAAGCCATCAGTTAATAGAGCTATTATTGATGCTGTAAATAATGGTACGTTAATCCTTAATTACATCGGGCATGGAAATCCGGCCACATGGGCTCACGAATATGTATTTGAAAAAGCAAGCACAATACCTCAGCTTAAAAACCAAAATTACTTTTTCTTAACTGCGGCTACTTGCGATTTTGGCAAGTACGACGATCCGGCAGAACAAAGCTCAACCGAAATCATGATTAATATGAGAGATGCCGGGATGATTGGGGCTTTCACAGCCGCAAGAGTAGTGTATGCATCATCAAATGCCGTTATTAATGATTCATTTTATACCAATCTTTTCCGGAAAAATCCTTTCGACAAATCACAGAATTCAATTGGTCGTGCATATTTTCTAACAAAACAATTTTTATTCGGATTTAATGATGAAAAGTTCCATTTATTCAGTGATCCCGCTCTGCGATTGGCACAGCCATTATTATCAATGTCGATCGACTCTGTTAATGGAAAAATATCAAGTCAGGTATCCCAAATTAGGGCTTTAGATAATGTAACTATTAATGGCACTGTTAGAAATCAAAATGGTTCTGCTTCCGACTTTAATGGTGATGTGATTGTTAGTGTATTTGATTCGGGGAGAACTTTAGAATTAAAAGAGATGAATTATTCGATGAATCTTCAAGGAGGATTAATTTTCAGAGGGAGATCGAATGTAGTAAATGGAAGATTCAAATCTGAGTTTGTTGTACCAAAAGATATTTCCTATGAAAATAAAAATGGAAAAATTTCAGCATACGCATTTAATAGTTTGACCGATGGTGTAGGATATTCGAATAATATTATTGTTGGGGGAACAAACCCCGATGCTGTAAATGACGGTAAAGGTCCGGTTGTTGAAATATTTTTTGATGATTTTAATTTTTCAAGTTCATATCTGGTAAATCCCGATTTTTATCTTTTAGCAAAAATTTCAGATCAAACCGGATTAAATACAACCGGTACTGGTATCGGGCACAAATTAGAAGCAATTTTAAATGATGATGAAACAAACGCAATTGATCTTACTAATAGTTTTGTTGGCGATCTGAATTCTGCCGGCAAATCAGGAATTATTAAATACCGATTTACTAATTTTGCACCCGGAGATTATAATATCAAAATTAAAGCTTGGGATGTATTTAACAATTCATCATTAGCCGATGTAAATTTTACAGTTGTAAATGCCGATGCGGGACTAGTAATTAGAGATGTAGTTAACTATCCTAATCCATTTTCTTCTAATACTACATTTACTTTTCAGCATAATCATTCTAGTGAAGTAAATGCAATAGTCAAAATTTATACTGTTGCCGGAAGATTGATCCAAACTCTTGAAGCGAATAATCTAATTGATAAATTTGTTAAAGTTGATTGGGATGGAAGAGACGCTGATGGAAATATGGTTGCTAATGGAACATACATCTATAAAGTGATTTTAGAATCTGGGGACAGATCACTGAAAGAAACTGCGATTGGTAAAGCCGCTATTATAAGATAA
- the porV gene encoding type IX secretion system outer membrane channel protein PorV: protein MKKMMVILIMFTAMFIMNEKQFAQGNSAVPFLILAPDSRAGGIGESGSGLADNSAAIYWNPAGIAFLTGSEVSLTHSNWLPQFNLDLYYDYATYRQYIEDLNGSITASVTFMNFGEFVRTSSQSPDPIGTFRSFDAALTLGYATKLSSDWGMGFNFRLIHSRLADKPTEQEQGSGVATSVSFDIAAMWRPSVFEIPLIGDIGGSFSIGANLSNLGPKIYYIDQAQADPIPTNFRLGLAARIFEDDFNSLTYTLDVNKLLVGVADSSGKRPDFYEAIFSAWADQSIKNELRDLVTSMGVEYWYGQPQDFMFALRAGFFYEDPEYGNRKFVTMGAGIRYDMYGFDFSYITTDLFKGSENHPLSNTLRFTVSMGWGSTTSTTKGFPRGI from the coding sequence ATGAAAAAAATGATGGTTATTCTAATAATGTTTACAGCCATGTTTATTATGAATGAAAAGCAATTTGCTCAGGGAAATTCCGCTGTTCCATTTTTAATATTAGCCCCCGATTCAAGAGCTGGCGGTATTGGCGAATCAGGTTCGGGATTGGCAGATAATTCAGCGGCAATCTATTGGAACCCGGCAGGTATTGCATTCTTAACTGGATCGGAAGTGAGTTTAACACATAGTAACTGGCTCCCCCAATTCAATCTCGATCTTTATTATGATTATGCAACTTACCGCCAATATATAGAGGATCTCAATGGCAGTATAACGGCCAGTGTAACATTCATGAATTTTGGTGAATTTGTGAGAACATCTTCACAATCTCCAGACCCAATTGGAACATTTCGCTCATTTGACGCGGCATTAACTTTAGGCTATGCTACAAAGTTAAGTAGCGATTGGGGAATGGGTTTTAATTTCAGATTAATTCACAGTAGATTAGCCGACAAACCAACAGAGCAGGAACAAGGTTCGGGTGTGGCTACTTCTGTGTCATTTGATATTGCCGCAATGTGGCGACCATCTGTTTTTGAAATTCCTCTTATTGGTGATATTGGCGGAAGTTTTAGTATTGGTGCTAATCTCAGCAATCTCGGCCCAAAAATATATTATATAGATCAAGCTCAAGCTGATCCGATCCCAACAAATTTCCGACTCGGTTTGGCCGCAAGAATATTTGAAGATGACTTCAATTCATTAACTTATACATTGGATGTGAATAAACTCTTAGTTGGCGTTGCTGATAGCAGCGGTAAGAGACCCGATTTTTATGAGGCTATATTTAGCGCATGGGCTGATCAATCAATTAAAAATGAGTTGAGAGATCTCGTAACTTCTATGGGTGTTGAATATTGGTATGGACAGCCGCAAGATTTTATGTTCGCTCTCCGAGCCGGTTTCTTTTATGAGGATCCGGAGTATGGAAATAGAAAATTTGTAACTATGGGCGCAGGTATTAGATATGACATGTACGGATTTGATTTCAGTTATATAACTACCGATTTGTTTAAAGGAAGTGAAAATCATCCACTATCTAACACATTAAGATTTACAGTTTCAATGGGATGGGGTAGTACCACATCAACCACAAAAGGATTTCCACGAGGAATTTAA